The proteins below come from a single Chryseobacterium bernardetii genomic window:
- a CDS encoding DUF4870 domain-containing protein — MDNKTLSIVSYITVFGWLISFIVGKEKAGNLLKYHLKQSLGLIIFSILLSVVLRVLLSVTHLGILSILGFIPLILMIIGAINAANEVEKPLPLIGKMVEDKFSFIG; from the coding sequence ATGGACAACAAAACATTATCTATCGTATCATACATTACTGTTTTCGGATGGTTAATCTCATTTATTGTAGGGAAAGAGAAGGCTGGCAACCTTTTAAAATATCATCTTAAGCAGTCCTTAGGATTGATTATTTTCTCTATTCTTCTGTCAGTTGTTTTAAGGGTTTTACTTTCAGTGACTCATCTGGGTATCCTAAGTATATTAGGTTTTATACCATTGATACTGATGATTATTGGTGCAATCAACGCTGCTAATGAAGTTGAAAAACCTTTACCGTTGATCGGAAAAATGGTTGAAGATAAATTTTCATTTATCGGATAA